The Parvibaculum sp. DNA segment CGGGCCGCTTCCGGAAACGGTGTAGGCGAGTTCGATGTCTTCGTAAGGGAAGGTCAGGGTTTTCGTCATTTCGCATTCTTTCCGTTTGTGCCAATCCGCAAGGTCGGCTGAGCGACGCAGACGCGCCACTACCCGGAAGGTAAGAAAATCGCCATGAACACCGTCATGCAGGACGAAGGCATATTCGGCGTTCATCTGCGCCGCGCTCGGCTCGCGCAAAAGCTGAGTCAGGAAGGTCTCGCTGAAGTCGCGGGCATCTCGCCGCGTCACATGAGTTTCATCGAAACGGGCCGGTCGCGCCCGAGCCGCGATGTCGTGTTGCGTCTTGGCGATGCGCTGGAACTGTCGGCGAACGAGCGCAATGCGATGTTGCGGCTTGCAGGCTTTGCCCCCGCCTTCGCCCCGGCCGACCTCGCGCAGCCCGAACGAACGCTGGCGCGCGATGCCGTGTCGAAACTGCTCGACGCGCAAGGCGCCATACCGGCCGTCGCATCTGACTCGCTCGGCAACATTCTCGAACTGAACGATGCCGCCTCGCGGTTCTTCAGCATCTCGCGCGACCGGCCGATTGCGGCCGGCGACAACCTGTTCGAGCTTTTCTTTTCGGATGCGACCGCGCGCGCGTCGATCGTCAATTGGCGCGAGGTGGCGCCGGCGTTGCTTCACCATCTGGAACAGGAAGCCCTGATCGCTCCGGATCGCGCCGAGGCCGGCCGCCTCGTTGCGCGCATCAGGCGTCTGGCCGGACCCGAAGTCGTGCCCACCGGCGCCGAACTGCCGATCTTCCGGTTCGAATTCCGGAACGGCGAAAACTTGCTAACTTTTGTGTCCAACTACAGCACGTTCGGCGTGCCCTACGATGCGACGATGCAGTCGATCCGCATCGAATGCTTCTTCCCGGCCGACCGGGAAACGCAGGCCTTCCTCGAAACGTTAACGGCCGGACGTCCGTAGTCTGGATTTTTGTCGTTGGGTGCCGGATCGGCCGTTCCCTGCGCGCATCAATCTGTATATTAAGGGCTGTAAGTCGGGCACCGGGGGATCATGTCTCAGTTAGATCGCCGCGAGTTTCTCAAGCTGTTCACGGCGGGAGCCGGGTGTTTTGCGTTTGCCGCCAGCACCCTGCCCTTTGCGTCGCGGCGCGCCTGGGCCCAATCGGGCGCGGGTCATTATCATTTCCCGCAAGGGCTCGCGTCCGGCGACCCGCAGCCCGACGCCGTGATGTTGTGGACGCGGGTCGAGACCGTCGACCCGGCAGCCGCCGAAATGCGGAGCTGGATCGATCTCTTCGTACAGGTTGCGGAAGATGAGAACTTCGAACGGCTGGTCGCCGAACGTGCGGTGCGCGCCGAGCCGGCCGCCGACCATACGGTGCGCCTGTTTCTTCATGGATTGAAGCCCGACAGCATCTACTACTACCGCTTCTTCGCCGGCAGCGATCGTTCGTCCGAACCGGGACGTACCCGGACGGCGCCAAGGCCCGGCACGAAGCGCGATGTGCGTTTCGCGGCGATTTCGTGCCAGAGCTACGAGCAAGGCTATTTCGGCGCATTGCGCCGTCTGGTCAACGACGACATCACCGCCGCACCCGGCGAACAGATCGACTTCGTGCTGCATCTCGGCGACTTCATCTACGAACGCACAGGCGACGTTCCCGAAGACATGACACCGGCGCGGCTGATCGGCGCGCTGCCGGATGGGTCGGAACCGTGGGAACCGGACGGCACAAGACCGTGGTGGCGCAAAGGCGGCCAAGCCGCCGTGACGCTCGCCGACTACCGTCATCTCTACAAGGCCTACCTGACCGACCCCGACCTGCAAGCGGCGCGGGCGCGGTTTCCGTTCATACAGACATGGGACGATCACGAATTCACCAATGACGGTTGGCAAAGTCACGACACCTATTTCGGCGACGGCGAACCCGCGCAGCGGCGCAAGCTCGCCGCCAACCGGGCATGGTTCGAGTTCATTCCCGCCGTGCTGACGCGCAGCGCATCGCCCAATGGCGTCACCAACCGGGCGCATGATTTCCGGCCGGTGCGCGTGGAGGATGCGCCAATGGGCGCGCCCGACGAAAATTTTCTCTTTCAGGGCGACGACAATCTGAAGGCTTTGTCGAGCCTGACGATCTATCGCACGCTGAAATGGGGTGCGATGCTGGACCTCGTTGTGACCGACCTGCGCAGCTATCGCAGCCCGCCGGTGATGACGGCCGAAATCAAGAAGCTGACCGAGGGCGCGCCGGTGCCGCCGGTCAACCTTGTCAAGACGCTCGACGCCGGCAGGACCGCCAACGACGGTGCGCCGCCCGAAACCATTCGCTATGGCGACAAGGCGTTGCCCAATCCGCGTCGCGACGCACCGCCCGGCACACATATGGGCGCCGAACAACGGGAGTGGTTCAAGGCAACCTTGTCGGCCTCGAAAGCGCAGTGGCGCGTCTGGGCCAATGGCGGACCGGCCCTGCAAATGCGCCTCGACTTCTCGCGCATTCCGTTCGCCGGGCTGCAGGACGGCTATGTCGGCACCGATGCCTGGAACGGATTTCCCGGCGAGCTAAAGGAATTGATGGGTTTCGTGCGCGACGAGGGCATCGGAAATCTCGTTTCGGTCGCCGGCGATTATCACGCCTTCGCCGCAGGACGCCTTCCCGTCGATCCCGATGCGGATGATATGAGGTTTGCCGCCGTCGAGTTCCTGACCACTGCCGTCAGCTCGAACGCGATGTTCACGATGGCCGAACGCGGAACGCGCAATAGCGGATTTTTTCACCGGGCGGTCGTTCTCGACCGCGACGGCGAGAAGTTCGCGAACTGGAACAACACGCTGGTCAACGGGCTGCGGGCGGGCATCCTCGTCAATTATTCGGACTCGGCCTATCTGCGCGACATGGTTGCCAACGAACGCGCCAGCCCCGGCCTCGACTACATGGACTCGGACGGGCACGGCTATTCGCTCGTGACCGTGACCGACGCGGCGGTGAAGGTAGAACAGGTCAATGTCGGCGAGGTGTCGCGCGACGCGGGCCCCGAAGGTGCGGACGTGCTTCGGCGCGCGCGCTTCGCCGTGAAGTCGTGGGGGCCGGGCGAGGAACCGGTCCTGGAAGGGCCGGAATTCGACGGGCCGCCGCCCTTTCCCTGGACCCTCGCCTGACGGCCCCACCGGTTTGACGCGAGGGCCCCAACCGCTAAGCTTCCGTCCCAAGAAAAGACCGGGAGGGACAGGGCATGGGTTTTTCCGAGTATGCGTCTTATGACGGTTTGGGGCTCGCCGATCTGGTGCGCCGGAAAGAGGTCAGTGCGACCGATCTGGCCGAGGAGGCCATCTCCCGCATCGAAAAGCACAATCCGGCGCTGAATGCGGTCGTCACTAAAATCTACGACCGCGGACGCGAAGCGGCCAAGAAGCCGGCCAGCGGTCCTTTCGAGGGCGTACCCTTCCTGCTGAAGGATATTCTGGGCGACCTCGAAGGCGTGCCGACGCAAAACGGCTCGCGTTTCCTGAGCGGCATTCCGGCGCCGCATGACGGGACACTGACCGCGCGTTTCAAACAATCCGGCGTCGTCATCCTCGGCAAGACCAATGTGCCCGAATGCGGACTGTTGCCGACGACGGAATCGGCGCTTTACGGCCCGGCGCGCAATCCCTGGAACACCGACTATTCTACGGGCGGCTCTTCCGGCGGCTCGGCCGCATCGGTCGCGGCCGGCATCGTGCCGATTGCCCATGCCAATGACGGCGGCGGCTCGATCCGCATTCCGGCGGCCTGTTGCGGCCTTGTCGGGCTGAAACCGACGCGGGCGCGCAATCCGCTCGGTCCCGACATGGGCGACATCATGGGCGGGCTGATCCACGAGCACATCGTATCGCGCAGTGTGCGCGACACCGCGACGATGCTCGACTGCACCTCAGGCCCCGAACTCGGCGATCCTTATTTCGCACCGCCCAACGAACGCCCCTTCGCCGAGGAAGTCGGCCGCAAGACGGGCAAGCTGCGCATCGCCTATTCGGTGACCGATACGGCCGGAAAGAAAGTGCATCCCGAATGCGTCAAGGGCATTGAGGAAACGGCAAAGCTGCTGCGCGATCTCGGCCATGAGGTCGAGGAAGCGGCGCCGCCGCTGACCAATGAACTTCTCTCGCAATCCTTCATGGCGCTGTGGGCCGCGGGACTTGCGCTGCAGATCGACGGCTTTTCGATGTTGATCGGCAAGCAGCCCAACGACAACGAGATCGAGGGATTGACCTGGGGGCTCTATCAGGCCGGCAAGCAGGTAACGGCCGTCCAGTATCAGATGGCGATTGCGCAGTTGCAGGGCATGTCGCGCGCCATCGCGCATTTCATGGAACGCTACGATGCGTGGATGACGCCGACGCTCGGTGCGCCGCCGCTGAAGATCGGCACCATCGACATTCACGAACGCGACCCGGTGAAGGCTTTCGCGCCGATCATCGACTATGTGCCCTTTACCGCCATCGAAAATGCGACAGGCCAGCCGGCGATCTCGCTGCCGCTGCACTGGACAGCGGACGGTCTGCCGGTCGGCATCATGTTCGCCGGACGCTTCGGCGACGAGGCCGGCCTGATCCGTCTCGCCGCGCAACTGGAAGAAGCACGACCCTGGAAGGACAAGCATCCGAAAATCTGGAACTGATTTGCGGCAAGGGAGAGAGACAATGGGATTTGCCGAATATGCGGATTATGACGGGCTGGGCCTTGCGGAGCTTGTGACCAAGGGCAAGGTGACGCCACTCGAATTGATCGATGCCGCCATCGAGCGTGCCGAGCGCCACAACCCGACACTCAACGCCATCGTGTTCGAGGCCTATGACGAGGCCCGCGATGTCGCAAAGGGAAAACTGCCCGACGGACCGTTCAAGGGCGTGCCCTTCCTGATCAAGGATCTCGGATCGCCGGTGAAAGGCTGGCGGCGTTCGAGCGGCAGCCGCTTCGTCGCCAATGTCGTCG contains these protein-coding regions:
- a CDS encoding helix-turn-helix transcriptional regulator, coding for MNTVMQDEGIFGVHLRRARLAQKLSQEGLAEVAGISPRHMSFIETGRSRPSRDVVLRLGDALELSANERNAMLRLAGFAPAFAPADLAQPERTLARDAVSKLLDAQGAIPAVASDSLGNILELNDAASRFFSISRDRPIAAGDNLFELFFSDATARASIVNWREVAPALLHHLEQEALIAPDRAEAGRLVARIRRLAGPEVVPTGAELPIFRFEFRNGENLLTFVSNYSTFGVPYDATMQSIRIECFFPADRETQAFLETLTAGRP
- a CDS encoding alkaline phosphatase D family protein produces the protein MSQLDRREFLKLFTAGAGCFAFAASTLPFASRRAWAQSGAGHYHFPQGLASGDPQPDAVMLWTRVETVDPAAAEMRSWIDLFVQVAEDENFERLVAERAVRAEPAADHTVRLFLHGLKPDSIYYYRFFAGSDRSSEPGRTRTAPRPGTKRDVRFAAISCQSYEQGYFGALRRLVNDDITAAPGEQIDFVLHLGDFIYERTGDVPEDMTPARLIGALPDGSEPWEPDGTRPWWRKGGQAAVTLADYRHLYKAYLTDPDLQAARARFPFIQTWDDHEFTNDGWQSHDTYFGDGEPAQRRKLAANRAWFEFIPAVLTRSASPNGVTNRAHDFRPVRVEDAPMGAPDENFLFQGDDNLKALSSLTIYRTLKWGAMLDLVVTDLRSYRSPPVMTAEIKKLTEGAPVPPVNLVKTLDAGRTANDGAPPETIRYGDKALPNPRRDAPPGTHMGAEQREWFKATLSASKAQWRVWANGGPALQMRLDFSRIPFAGLQDGYVGTDAWNGFPGELKELMGFVRDEGIGNLVSVAGDYHAFAAGRLPVDPDADDMRFAAVEFLTTAVSSNAMFTMAERGTRNSGFFHRAVVLDRDGEKFANWNNTLVNGLRAGILVNYSDSAYLRDMVANERASPGLDYMDSDGHGYSLVTVTDAAVKVEQVNVGEVSRDAGPEGADVLRRARFAVKSWGPGEEPVLEGPEFDGPPPFPWTLA
- a CDS encoding amidase — its product is MGFSEYASYDGLGLADLVRRKEVSATDLAEEAISRIEKHNPALNAVVTKIYDRGREAAKKPASGPFEGVPFLLKDILGDLEGVPTQNGSRFLSGIPAPHDGTLTARFKQSGVVILGKTNVPECGLLPTTESALYGPARNPWNTDYSTGGSSGGSAASVAAGIVPIAHANDGGGSIRIPAACCGLVGLKPTRARNPLGPDMGDIMGGLIHEHIVSRSVRDTATMLDCTSGPELGDPYFAPPNERPFAEEVGRKTGKLRIAYSVTDTAGKKVHPECVKGIEETAKLLRDLGHEVEEAAPPLTNELLSQSFMALWAAGLALQIDGFSMLIGKQPNDNEIEGLTWGLYQAGKQVTAVQYQMAIAQLQGMSRAIAHFMERYDAWMTPTLGAPPLKIGTIDIHERDPVKAFAPIIDYVPFTAIENATGQPAISLPLHWTADGLPVGIMFAGRFGDEAGLIRLAAQLEEARPWKDKHPKIWN